A single Lactuca sativa cultivar Salinas chromosome 8, Lsat_Salinas_v11, whole genome shotgun sequence DNA region contains:
- the LOC111888430 gene encoding uncharacterized protein LOC111888430, producing the protein MDQIDTNPVIPLRALQEQLQKDFEVGVSIDKVFRAKAIATKIVEGDYTKQYEILRDYVLELQATNVDTTVKIDVYSEQNPSNPTRRFKRIYICLGPLKKGFKVGLRDLLGFDGVHMKGPFPGQVLTAVGLDSNNGIYPLAYAIVETENKSSWVWFLQCLGEDLDLVSNSNFTFITDRQKGLIPAIAQLFPCAEHRCATATTVPEFEHCMKEFSNYDKEACEWLRKIPPKHWARSHFTGRAISDILLNNLCEVFNNKIIEGRDKPIIGCLEYIRHYLMKRICNVMKVMDKAKRPLTPTTTTILDVNESHASHYIARWNGCEKYQVTRAWQDQHVVDVRNNTCTCRNWELIGIPCKHAIATLYEMTKNSEDVGDIYRWVNKVYWLDTWKNAYSYKVEPIKGRIMWPKSLCPTTLIPPIHHKQLGRPTNKRKKSEDEKLSQSQRGSQSQSGTHGVSQEEGCKVGPDGVQKLTRKYVSVTCAKCKNKGHNSRTCKGQGGGS; encoded by the exons ATGGACCAAATCGACACGAATCCAGTGATTCCTCTTCGAGCATTGCAGGAACAACTTCAAAAGGACTTCGAGGTTGGTGTTTCTATTGACAAAGTATTCAGGGCCAAGGCTATTGCAACTAAGATCGTGGAGGGTGACTATACGAAACAATATGAGATCTTGAGGGACTATGTCCTTGAATTGCAAGCAACCAATGTTGACACAACTGTCAAGATTGATGTTTACAGTGAACAAAACCCATCAAACCCTACGAGGAGGTTTAAAAGAATTTACATTTGCTTAGGTCCCCTGAAAAAAGGTTTTAAGGTTGGCCTCAGGGATCTTTTGGGTTTCGATGGTGTGCATATGAAAGGACCATTTCCTGGGCAGGTTCTAACAGCAGTTGGGTTGGACTCTAACAATGGTATTTACCCCCTTGCTTATGCCATTGTTGAGACAGAGAACAAAAGTAGTTGGGTATGGTTCTTGCAGTGTTTAGGAGAAGACTTGGATCTTGTTTCAAACTCTAACTTTACTTTTATCACAGATCGACAAAAG GGTTTAATACCAGCAATAGCCCAACTATTCCCATGTGCTGAGCACAG ATGTGCAACTGCAACCACTGTACCTGAATTTGAACATTGCATGAAAGAATTTAGCAACTATGACAAGGAGGCATGTGAATGGCTTAGAAAGATTCCTCCAAAACACTGGGCAAGAAGCCATTTTACAG GCAGAGCAATCTCCGATATACTGTTAAACAACCTTTGTGAGGTATTTAACAACAAGATAATAGAGGGAAGAGATAAGCCTATCATAGGTTGTTTGGAGTATATTAGACATTACTTGATGAAGAGAATCTGTAATGTTATGAAGGTGATGGACAAGGCAAAAAGGCCTTTAACACCCACTACAACAACCATATTGGATGTAAACGAGTCTCATGCATCACATTACATTGCTAGGTGGAATGGGTGTGAGAAATACCAAGTCACTAGGGCATGGCAAGATCAACATGTTGTAGATGTTAGGAACAACACATGTACTTGCAGGAATTGGGAGCTAATAGGCATCCCATGTAAACATGCCATTGCGACCCTTTATGAAATGACCAAGAACTCAGAGGATGTTGGTGACATTTACAGGTGGGTCAATAAGGTATACTGGTTGGATACATGGAAGAATGCATATTCCTATAAGGTAGAGCCCATAAAAGGAAGAATAATGTGGCCTAAGAGTTTGTGTCCCACCACACTTATCCCTCCAATACatcataaacaactaggtagGCCTACAAATAAGAGGAAGAAAAGTGAGGATGAAAAATTGAGTCAGAGTCAAAGAGGGAGTCAAAGTCAGAGTGGTACTCATGGTGTAAGTCAGGAAGAAGGCTGTAAAGTGGGTCCTGATGGAGTTCAAAAATTAACAAGGAAATATGTCAGTGTGACATGTGCAAAATGCAAAAACAAAGGTCACAACTCAAGGACATGCAAAGGTCAAGGAGGTGGAAGTTAG